One Dialister invisus DSM 15470 genomic region harbors:
- a CDS encoding sensor histidine kinase — MNQLYSLAREMTNLTDVQIRILDHMEAALQFAADISKNQIYICAKGKNESVEIVLLAAKPSYSMGNTFFDRGDAYLDEEFTLVENVFSTGSKVVGRKELDLGRLVALTAYPVFDNAGIPFAVAAFLSNSQSQQQVLTDTAYMMLQVPMEEGAYHYLRPQDGMVILDSVGRIMYANDMADDLYFVLDKETVERKEIIGHSMVHLPLVDKIMETKKPAYGDEVSGNMILSAWGMPILSGGRVSRTILLLSDVTAIREKERQIMVKDSVIREIHHRVKNSLNTIAGILRMQARRAKDTDTKEALRVAVNRILGISQIHDVLASQSGDHVNWNVFLDKICRLSVDSLAVCPIELVRPNNEMKLLINSEKAVPLAIATSELIHNSIAHGFKGMEDGVLIVSASVENGMLHTCVKNNGHILDTHFSTKSFDLGLQIVRTLVEIELNGSFILKNKGDMAEAHIRIPLSIMENKR, encoded by the coding sequence ATGAATCAGCTCTATTCGCTGGCCCGTGAGATGACGAATCTTACGGATGTGCAGATTCGTATTTTGGATCATATGGAAGCAGCTCTCCAGTTCGCTGCTGATATTTCCAAAAATCAAATTTACATCTGCGCAAAAGGAAAAAATGAAAGTGTAGAAATAGTTCTTTTGGCGGCAAAGCCTTCTTATTCCATGGGGAATACCTTTTTTGACAGAGGGGATGCCTATTTAGATGAGGAATTTACTCTTGTGGAAAATGTATTCTCTACAGGCAGTAAAGTCGTTGGACGAAAAGAACTCGATTTAGGGCGGTTGGTAGCGCTGACAGCATATCCTGTTTTTGATAATGCCGGGATTCCTTTTGCTGTAGCTGCTTTTCTGTCTAATTCCCAGTCTCAGCAACAGGTTCTTACCGATACGGCTTATATGATGCTCCAAGTGCCGATGGAAGAAGGGGCGTACCATTATCTTCGTCCCCAGGATGGGATGGTTATCCTTGATTCCGTAGGACGTATCATGTATGCCAATGATATGGCGGATGATTTATATTTTGTTCTTGATAAGGAAACGGTGGAACGGAAAGAAATCATTGGGCATTCTATGGTTCATCTGCCATTGGTGGATAAAATTATGGAAACGAAAAAGCCGGCATATGGCGATGAAGTATCCGGGAATATGATATTGTCTGCCTGGGGAATGCCTATTCTTTCCGGCGGCCGTGTGTCTCGCACGATCCTTCTTTTAAGTGATGTAACTGCAATCCGTGAAAAGGAACGACAGATTATGGTGAAGGACTCCGTTATTCGAGAAATACACCATCGTGTGAAGAATTCTTTGAATACTATTGCCGGGATACTTCGGATGCAGGCGCGCCGGGCAAAAGATACTGATACGAAAGAGGCATTGAGAGTTGCGGTGAACCGCATATTGGGAATTTCCCAAATCCATGATGTTTTGGCGAGCCAAAGCGGGGACCATGTGAATTGGAATGTATTTTTGGATAAAATCTGCCGGCTTTCTGTCGACAGTCTGGCAGTATGCCCTATCGAATTAGTACGGCCGAATAATGAAATGAAGCTACTTATTAATTCGGAAAAAGCGGTTCCATTGGCTATTGCTACAAGTGAATTAATTCATAATTCTATTGCCCATGGTTTTAAAGGTATGGAAGACGGTGTACTTATTGTAAGTGCTTCTGTAGAAAATGGTATGCTCCATACCTGTGTGAAAAATAATGGGCATATCTTAGATACACATTTCAGTACGAAATCTTTCGATCTGGGGTTGCAGATTGTCCGTACCTTAGTAGAAATAGAATTAAATGGTTCTTTTATATTGAAAAATAAAGGAGATATGGCAGAAGCCCATATCCGAATCCCTTTATCGATTATGGAGAACAAAAGATGA
- the tsaD gene encoding tRNA (adenosine(37)-N6)-threonylcarbamoyltransferase complex transferase subunit TsaD, with protein sequence MKILAFETSCDETSCAVIEDGRKILSNVISTQVPIHKKFGGVVPEIASRHHIEDVLPVAIEALEEARAGWEDIDAVAVTQGPGLVGALLVGVAAAKTAAWVLGKPLIAVNHMEGHIFANLLQYSDLEPPFLSLVVSGGHTMLVVVRDYNTFELLGQTRDDAAGEAFDKIARVMGYPYPGGPYIDKLAKAGNPNAIEFPLALRKEHSFDFSFSGLKSAVINYIHAKEMKKVPVSYEDVAASFQKAVVNALLEKTMAALDKTKLKTVALAGGVAANSGLREAMEKNCLKRNVRICSPAPGLCTDNGAMIGCRAYYMAQKGDFAPMTLNADPRLPFLAERGEGLRVI encoded by the coding sequence ATGAAAATCTTAGCGTTTGAAACAAGTTGTGATGAAACTTCCTGCGCTGTTATCGAAGACGGACGGAAGATTTTATCCAATGTTATTTCCACACAAGTTCCTATACATAAAAAATTTGGCGGCGTTGTGCCCGAGATTGCATCCCGGCACCATATTGAAGACGTTCTTCCTGTGGCTATTGAAGCACTGGAAGAAGCCCGAGCCGGCTGGGAGGATATCGATGCTGTTGCTGTTACACAAGGGCCGGGGCTGGTGGGTGCTCTTTTGGTGGGCGTAGCTGCAGCCAAGACGGCAGCATGGGTTTTAGGAAAACCGTTAATTGCGGTGAACCATATGGAAGGACATATTTTTGCCAACCTTCTCCAGTATTCTGATTTGGAACCTCCCTTTTTATCGCTTGTCGTTTCCGGTGGACATACTATGCTTGTTGTTGTTCGTGACTACAATACTTTTGAACTCCTTGGACAGACGAGAGATGATGCGGCCGGTGAAGCTTTTGATAAAATTGCACGGGTTATGGGGTATCCTTATCCCGGCGGTCCTTATATCGATAAATTGGCAAAAGCGGGAAATCCTAATGCTATAGAATTCCCGCTGGCCTTGAGGAAAGAACATAGTTTCGATTTTTCGTTCAGTGGATTGAAATCCGCTGTGATTAACTACATTCATGCGAAAGAGATGAAGAAGGTTCCCGTTTCTTATGAAGATGTAGCTGCTTCTTTCCAAAAAGCGGTTGTAAACGCATTGCTTGAAAAGACAATGGCAGCTTTGGATAAAACGAAGTTGAAAACAGTAGCCTTAGCAGGCGGCGTCGCGGCGAACAGCGGACTTCGTGAAGCAATGGAGAAAAACTGTCTGAAAAGAAATGTTCGTATATGCAGTCCTGCCCCCGGGCTTTGTACGGATAATGGCGCTATGATTGGCTGCCGGGCGTATTACATGGCGCAAAAGGGGGATTTTGCGCCAATGACATTGAACGCAGATCCACGCCTTCCCTTTCTGGCAGAACGGGGGGAAGGTTTAAGGGTAATTTAA
- a CDS encoding metal-dependent hydrolase has translation MKFIFLGHACFQIDTGKEKLLFDPFLTGNGLAEEAASKVECDYIFLSHAHADHFGDAIAIAERTGAKVIAIPEVIGLFPKTVINFQPMNLGGTFTAPFGKVKMVQAIHSCGVAGGIPCGFVLSFNNGLTLYFAGDTALFGDMKLFGKLFDIDYAVLPIGDNYTMGPKDAILAAKFLKTKKVIPVHYNTWPVISQNPEEFKKAAARENVSVVVVKPGESVEL, from the coding sequence ATGAAATTTATATTTTTGGGACATGCGTGCTTCCAGATTGATACAGGAAAGGAAAAACTGCTTTTTGATCCTTTCCTCACCGGGAATGGACTTGCCGAAGAAGCTGCCAGCAAAGTAGAATGTGACTATATTTTTCTTTCCCATGCCCATGCGGATCATTTTGGAGATGCTATTGCCATTGCGGAACGGACAGGTGCAAAAGTCATCGCTATTCCTGAAGTCATCGGACTTTTTCCGAAAACCGTAATCAATTTCCAGCCCATGAACCTTGGGGGAACTTTTACGGCGCCTTTCGGTAAAGTGAAAATGGTGCAGGCCATCCACAGCTGTGGTGTGGCAGGCGGTATTCCTTGCGGATTTGTACTGTCTTTCAATAATGGTTTGACACTTTACTTTGCCGGAGATACGGCACTCTTTGGCGATATGAAACTTTTTGGGAAACTTTTTGATATTGACTATGCTGTTCTTCCTATCGGTGATAACTATACTATGGGACCAAAAGATGCGATTTTGGCAGCGAAATTTTTAAAAACGAAAAAAGTTATTCCCGTCCACTATAATACATGGCCTGTTATTTCACAAAATCCTGAAGAATTTAAGAAGGCGGCAGCGCGGGAAAATGTTTCTGTTGTAGTTGTGAAGCCAGGAGAATCCGTCGAATTATAA
- the rimI gene encoding ribosomal protein S18-alanine N-acetyltransferase, translating to MGKTSRYELIVIKAEEKDISDIYQIGTVSFSDAWREETIRNDMKGGHSCYFIAKLAKKVIGYGCFWFIADEAQLMNIGVLPEYRRMGAAEKILKQGLEEAAERHMEVIFLEVRVSNLPAQSLYRKHNFQTVSVRQDVYELPRENGYIMSRKV from the coding sequence ATGGGAAAAACTTCACGGTATGAATTAATAGTTATAAAAGCAGAAGAAAAGGATATCAGCGATATTTATCAAATTGGGACAGTTTCTTTTTCTGATGCTTGGCGTGAAGAAACTATAAGAAATGATATGAAGGGCGGACACAGCTGTTATTTCATTGCAAAACTTGCCAAAAAAGTTATTGGATATGGATGTTTTTGGTTTATTGCTGATGAAGCCCAGCTAATGAATATAGGTGTGCTTCCTGAGTATCGTCGTATGGGAGCAGCGGAAAAAATATTGAAGCAGGGGTTGGAGGAAGCTGCGGAGCGTCATATGGAAGTCATTTTTCTCGAGGTTCGTGTGAGTAATCTGCCTGCCCAGTCGCTATACAGGAAACATAATTTTCAAACGGTCAGCGTAAGACAGGATGTCTATGAACTGCCCCGTGAAAATGGATATATCATGTCCCGGAAGGTGTAA
- a CDS encoding bifunctional tRNA (adenosine(37)-N6)-threonylcarbamoyltransferase complex ATPase subunit type 1 TsaE/phosphotransferase encodes MDEVNLTTHSEEETMAFGEWIGAHAVNDLFIALNGDLGTGKTHFVQGLAKGMGINDAVGSPTFMIMNYYEGVLPLKHFDFYRLGDEEDLYNIGWEEYSSGGVTVVEWADVFPALLPPESITVHIERINETMRHISLCWGKGAPESVVKEIIKYVACH; translated from the coding sequence ATGGATGAAGTGAATTTGACAACTCACAGTGAAGAAGAAACAATGGCCTTTGGTGAGTGGATTGGCGCTCATGCAGTGAATGACCTGTTTATCGCCTTAAATGGTGACCTTGGTACGGGAAAAACACACTTTGTCCAGGGGCTGGCTAAGGGAATGGGTATCAATGATGCGGTTGGCAGTCCTACCTTTATGATTATGAATTATTATGAGGGGGTACTGCCACTGAAGCATTTTGATTTTTATCGGTTGGGTGACGAAGAAGATTTATATAATATCGGATGGGAGGAGTACAGCAGCGGTGGCGTGACAGTCGTAGAGTGGGCGGATGTGTTTCCTGCTTTGCTGCCGCCGGAAAGTATTACTGTCCATATAGAAAGAATCAATGAGACTATGCGCCATATTTCCCTGTGCTGGGGAAAAGGCGCTCCGGAATCAGTTGTAAAGGAGATTATAAAGTATGTTGCTTGCCATTGA
- a CDS encoding isochorismatase family protein — translation MDSLVIVDCQYDFIDGSLACSGSHEAVAYLINFINRHEMEVLYTSDWHSPANRSFKVNGGIWPIHCVAGEKGSALDRHFFADIIDVKNRPNEENIFHKGMDDIVEEYSAFHGINKKGIPLGTMVTDHVYVGGIASEYCVKETVFELLKAGHKVTLLVKGLGYVDYNGHLVAIDAMKKLGVEILE, via the coding sequence ATGGATTCTTTAGTGATTGTTGATTGCCAATATGATTTTATTGATGGATCATTGGCATGCAGCGGAAGTCATGAGGCGGTGGCATACCTTATTAATTTTATAAACAGGCATGAGATGGAAGTGTTGTATACTTCTGATTGGCACAGCCCGGCAAACAGGTCTTTTAAGGTGAATGGAGGCATCTGGCCGATTCATTGTGTCGCCGGGGAAAAAGGTTCTGCTTTGGACAGACATTTCTTTGCGGATATTATCGATGTTAAAAATCGCCCGAATGAAGAAAATATTTTTCATAAAGGAATGGATGATATTGTTGAAGAATATTCCGCTTTCCATGGAATAAATAAAAAAGGGATTCCACTTGGAACAATGGTGACAGACCATGTTTATGTAGGTGGCATTGCTTCTGAATATTGTGTCAAAGAAACGGTTTTTGAGTTATTAAAGGCTGGGCATAAGGTCACGCTTCTTGTCAAAGGTCTTGGTTATGTGGATTATAACGGCCATTTGGTAGCAATAGATGCAATGAAAAAGCTTGGCGTGGAAATTTTGGAGTGA
- a CDS encoding ANTAR domain-containing response regulator, which produces MSETYRIVIADDEAIICMDLKEILEEAGHEVVGICADGVRALELVKEEKPDLVILDVQMPKLDGLQAAKLIAHDDLAPVVLLTAYGDAETVEKAKRSHVFGYVMKPVEERNLFPALQIAVSQYRSRHEIAHRVKEMERELASRKIINRAKGLLMDYYHISDEEAYHKMQQTSMRRGILLTDVAQKVIKEIMVRKNMLS; this is translated from the coding sequence ATGAGTGAAACATATCGTATCGTTATTGCCGATGATGAAGCGATTATATGTATGGATTTAAAAGAAATATTAGAAGAGGCAGGGCATGAGGTGGTCGGTATATGTGCAGATGGCGTGCGTGCCTTGGAACTGGTAAAAGAGGAAAAACCGGATCTCGTGATTCTAGATGTACAGATGCCGAAGCTTGATGGATTACAGGCTGCAAAACTGATTGCCCATGATGATTTGGCGCCTGTTGTCCTTTTAACCGCTTATGGTGATGCGGAGACGGTGGAGAAAGCGAAACGATCCCATGTTTTTGGCTATGTCATGAAGCCGGTAGAAGAAAGAAATTTATTTCCTGCACTTCAGATTGCTGTCAGTCAGTATCGCAGCAGACATGAAATAGCACACCGTGTGAAAGAAATGGAGAGGGAACTGGCATCACGCAAGATCATTAACCGCGCCAAAGGGCTGCTGATGGATTACTATCATATCAGTGATGAAGAAGCTTATCATAAAATGCAGCAGACCAGTATGCGTCGTGGAATTCTCTTGACTGATGTGGCGCAAAAAGTTATTAAGGAAATTATGGTGAGAAAGAATATGCTGTCATAA
- the hrcA gene encoding heat-inducible transcriptional repressor HrcA gives MAKWTMNDAFDGLNELTERKRRVLWAIVQDYSSTAEPVGSRTIARKYDLGVSSATIRNEMQDLEDEGYLEQPHTSAGRVPSIKGYRYYVDWLMQPSPVTPEEESLLVEALTGHVAKVDEIFRNMAKVVSMLTRSLSVAASSGQQSILNYIRFLPLDGRRAILLVVTGGGEVSNAIIKIPDDSSFDEMQLLADKLNHFLHGRDLARVDEKFIMSFQKDVERDLSPYIHIFAAMQEAVKTQKQVYSDGASQLIEQPEFQNVEKMQDILNLLEKRDILESMLLSTMDRPIAVHIGTENAFKNFEDLSVVRAQFTANGKVIGSMAVLGPTRMQYEKVVGMMYFMQHQLNQLLEKDDD, from the coding sequence ATGGCAAAATGGACAATGAATGATGCTTTTGACGGACTTAATGAACTGACTGAAAGAAAAAGAAGAGTGCTGTGGGCTATTGTTCAGGATTATTCTTCTACGGCTGAGCCGGTTGGATCCCGTACTATTGCACGGAAATATGATTTAGGTGTAAGCAGTGCCACTATTCGCAATGAAATGCAGGATTTGGAAGATGAAGGGTATCTTGAACAGCCTCATACTTCCGCGGGACGGGTTCCTTCTATTAAAGGGTACCGGTACTATGTGGATTGGCTTATGCAGCCGTCTCCTGTGACTCCTGAAGAAGAGTCTCTCCTTGTGGAGGCATTGACTGGTCACGTGGCAAAGGTAGATGAGATATTTCGAAATATGGCTAAGGTTGTGTCAATGCTTACACGTTCATTGTCAGTAGCAGCCTCTTCCGGACAACAAAGTATATTGAATTATATCCGTTTTCTTCCATTAGATGGCAGGCGGGCAATTCTTCTTGTAGTTACCGGTGGGGGGGAAGTGTCAAATGCAATTATAAAGATTCCTGATGATTCATCTTTTGATGAGATGCAGCTGCTTGCTGATAAATTGAATCATTTCCTTCATGGACGGGATTTGGCGCGTGTGGATGAAAAGTTTATTATGTCTTTCCAAAAAGACGTGGAAAGAGATTTATCCCCTTATATACATATTTTTGCAGCTATGCAGGAGGCAGTGAAAACGCAGAAACAGGTTTATTCTGACGGTGCGTCACAGTTGATTGAGCAGCCTGAGTTTCAAAATGTGGAGAAAATGCAGGATATATTGAATTTATTGGAAAAGCGGGATATACTGGAAAGCATGCTTCTCTCCACTATGGATCGTCCGATTGCGGTCCATATAGGTACAGAAAATGCATTTAAGAATTTTGAAGATTTATCTGTGGTACGGGCGCAATTTACGGCCAATGGCAAAGTGATTGGATCTATGGCTGTTTTGGGGCCTACCCGTATGCAGTATGAAAAAGTAGTAGGGATGATGTATTTCATGCAGCATCAATTAAATCAACTCTTGGAAAAGGATGAT
- the tsaB gene encoding tRNA (adenosine(37)-N6)-threonylcarbamoyltransferase complex dimerization subunit type 1 TsaB — protein MLLAIDTSSFVLSCALAEKDKLVAEWTVQKRLTHSEQLIPHMDEILKDAGVDQKEITAIAAAKGPGSFTGLRIGLATAKTAAYIWEVPLIGVDTLEALVWNLVGARAFILPLLDAQRGNVYAAMYGSFDEIWQEAPAEAASIDEVVKAAASHGGPILAVGEGAEMYREKLLAEGIQVAPPHNCCARASSVAMAAFVRWEKGQIDDPLQLMPNYIRRSEAEVLWEKLHGMN, from the coding sequence ATGTTGCTTGCCATTGATACCTCTTCTTTTGTTCTCAGTTGTGCGCTGGCGGAGAAGGACAAGCTTGTAGCCGAGTGGACAGTACAAAAAAGGTTAACCCATTCAGAACAGCTCATACCACATATGGATGAAATACTGAAAGATGCAGGAGTGGATCAAAAGGAGATTACTGCCATTGCTGCTGCCAAAGGACCGGGGTCGTTTACCGGTCTCCGTATCGGACTTGCTACCGCAAAGACAGCAGCTTATATATGGGAAGTTCCGCTTATCGGCGTAGATACCCTGGAAGCGCTGGTATGGAATCTGGTTGGCGCGAGAGCTTTTATTCTTCCCCTGCTGGATGCCCAGCGTGGAAACGTTTATGCGGCGATGTATGGCTCTTTTGATGAGATATGGCAGGAAGCACCCGCAGAAGCAGCCTCTATTGATGAAGTGGTTAAAGCAGCAGCCAGCCATGGCGGACCGATTCTTGCTGTAGGTGAAGGTGCAGAAATGTATCGGGAAAAGCTTCTTGCAGAAGGGATACAGGTGGCACCACCCCATAATTGCTGTGCCCGTGCCTCTTCAGTGGCGATGGCCGCATTTGTCCGATGGGAAAAAGGACAAATTGATGATCCCCTTCAGCTTATGCCAAATTATATTCGCAGAAGTGAGGCAGAGGTTTTATGGGAAAAACTTCACGGTATGAATTAA
- a CDS encoding patatin-like phospholipase family protein gives MTEKINSFDFYVPMDIPLVLEGGAMRGVFEAGVLDVFIEKGLHFRKVVGTSAGAMQGMCYMSGQKGRNIRINTTYCNDPRYMGIKHLLREKNYFNFKFMFGELANELDPMDMETYRASDTELYAVVTDGQTGKARYISNKSRSEEDFVKAVEASASIPVLSPPVEIDGIPYVDGGLAMPLVPFYDELPFPVKKSVYILTRPISYRKRQMPYFLRKMAEAVWGRKYPAIVDSMCTIPERYNARLEKILQMEKKGDVFIFRPENPVKVSRAERNPAKLRVLHGEGYRIGMMRFDELMRWLHG, from the coding sequence ATGACGGAAAAGATAAATTCATTTGATTTTTATGTACCGATGGACATTCCCCTTGTCCTGGAGGGCGGCGCTATGCGAGGTGTTTTTGAGGCAGGCGTTTTAGATGTATTTATTGAAAAAGGGCTCCATTTCCGGAAGGTAGTTGGTACGTCAGCAGGAGCCATGCAGGGAATGTGTTATATGTCCGGACAAAAAGGACGCAATATCCGAATCAATACGACTTATTGTAATGATCCGCGGTACATGGGAATAAAACATCTTCTCAGAGAAAAGAACTATTTCAATTTTAAATTCATGTTTGGCGAGCTGGCAAATGAACTGGATCCTATGGACATGGAAACATATCGTGCATCAGATACTGAATTGTATGCTGTTGTAACCGACGGACAAACAGGGAAGGCACGTTATATTTCAAACAAAAGCCGCAGTGAGGAAGACTTTGTGAAAGCCGTAGAAGCGAGTGCATCCATTCCTGTTCTTTCGCCGCCTGTAGAAATAGATGGCATTCCTTATGTGGATGGCGGACTTGCCATGCCACTTGTTCCATTTTATGATGAACTTCCTTTTCCTGTAAAAAAATCTGTATATATATTGACACGGCCGATTTCCTACAGAAAAAGGCAGATGCCCTATTTCTTGAGGAAGATGGCAGAAGCCGTGTGGGGAAGAAAATATCCTGCCATTGTAGATTCCATGTGTACTATTCCGGAACGGTACAATGCACGGCTGGAAAAGATTTTACAGATGGAAAAAAAGGGAGATGTTTTTATTTTCCGTCCTGAAAATCCGGTGAAAGTCAGCCGGGCAGAACGGAACCCTGCCAAACTTCGTGTGCTTCATGGCGAAGGATACAGAATCGGCATGATGCGCTTTGATGAATTAATGAGGTGGCTTCATGGATGA
- the gpmA gene encoding 2,3-diphosphoglycerate-dependent phosphoglycerate mutase, with amino-acid sequence MMHTLVIIRHGESQWNKLNLFCGWTDVDLTETGYEEAHQAGRLLREGNYHFDICYTSVLKRAIHTAYTVLDELDLAWIPMVKDYHLNERHYGALQGLNKKETAEKYGDSQVHLWRRSYDVRPPALPKDDERNPAKQAPYRRYKGTVELPLTECLKDTVARVAPYFESEIKPKIELGENVLITAHGNSIRALRKYLEDISDDEIAGMNIPTGVPLVYHLNEDFTVDHVGYLGDEDIIRAKIDAVKMQSVRTEEKK; translated from the coding sequence ATTATGCATACACTCGTAATAATCAGACATGGAGAAAGTCAGTGGAATAAGCTGAACCTGTTTTGTGGCTGGACGGATGTAGATTTGACAGAAACAGGGTATGAAGAAGCCCATCAGGCAGGAAGACTTTTGAGAGAAGGAAATTACCATTTTGACATATGCTATACGTCTGTTTTAAAGCGGGCAATCCATACTGCTTATACTGTTCTTGATGAATTGGATCTGGCATGGATTCCCATGGTAAAAGATTATCATTTGAATGAACGTCACTACGGCGCGCTCCAAGGCTTGAACAAGAAGGAAACAGCAGAGAAATATGGTGACTCCCAAGTCCATCTTTGGCGCCGTTCTTATGATGTGCGGCCGCCGGCTTTGCCGAAGGATGATGAACGAAATCCTGCAAAACAGGCGCCTTACCGTCGGTATAAAGGAACTGTGGAGCTGCCGCTGACGGAATGCCTGAAAGATACCGTGGCCCGTGTAGCACCTTATTTTGAATCGGAAATCAAGCCTAAAATTGAATTGGGAGAAAATGTTTTAATTACAGCCCACGGAAACTCTATCCGTGCTCTGAGAAAGTATTTGGAAGATATTTCTGATGATGAAATTGCCGGTATGAATATTCCTACAGGTGTGCCACTTGTATACCATTTGAATGAGGACTTTACAGTTGATCATGTAGGTTATCTTGGTGATGAAGACATAATTCGTGCGAAAATTGACGCTGTAAAAATGCAGTCTGTTCGTACGGAAGAAAAGAAGTAA
- the thiL gene encoding thiamine-phosphate kinase: protein MKEETLRDIGEFECIHRIAHDLIYRPELVKLGTGDDGAVFMTPCGYDEVISTDTMVEGIHFTKRTMSAADTGYHLCAVNFSDMAAMGAEPVSFVISAALPGDLSITWIESCYDGIRECCREYSVNLLGGDITGSKQGVILTGTIVGIVPENQAVKRSGAKEGDIVFVTGTLGDSSAGLSILLDGKKEEYPMLAIRHQRPKPQIDFGRILRESGASSLNDVSDGLSREINEITSASRVTIELEKERIPLSDELCRWGRDCGKDPFCFAINGGEDYELVGTISKKNWEYIKDIDGVTGIGHVTKAGKGQVFLKDKNSIKLLTIAGYDHFRL, encoded by the coding sequence ATGAAGGAAGAAACTTTGCGGGATATCGGAGAGTTTGAATGTATTCACCGTATTGCCCATGATCTTATTTACCGGCCTGAATTGGTTAAGCTAGGCACAGGTGATGATGGAGCTGTATTTATGACGCCTTGCGGATACGACGAGGTGATTTCCACGGATACTATGGTGGAAGGAATTCATTTTACAAAAAGAACGATGTCTGCCGCTGATACGGGATATCATCTGTGTGCTGTGAATTTCAGTGACATGGCGGCCATGGGGGCGGAGCCGGTATCTTTCGTAATATCTGCTGCGCTTCCAGGGGATTTGTCTATTACATGGATAGAATCCTGTTATGATGGAATCCGTGAATGCTGCCGCGAATACAGCGTCAATCTTCTTGGCGGAGACATCACCGGTTCAAAACAGGGGGTTATTCTCACAGGGACGATAGTAGGTATCGTTCCTGAAAATCAAGCGGTAAAGCGGAGCGGTGCCAAAGAGGGAGATATCGTTTTTGTCACAGGAACGCTTGGTGATTCGTCAGCAGGATTGTCTATCCTCTTAGATGGTAAGAAAGAAGAATACCCTATGTTGGCAATCCGGCATCAAAGACCGAAACCGCAGATAGATTTTGGCCGGATCCTTCGAGAAAGTGGAGCCTCTTCGCTCAATGATGTATCTGACGGTCTTTCGCGGGAAATCAATGAAATAACATCGGCAAGCCGGGTGACAATAGAATTGGAGAAAGAACGGATTCCTCTGTCTGATGAACTTTGCCGGTGGGGACGGGACTGTGGAAAAGACCCTTTCTGTTTTGCCATTAATGGTGGAGAAGATTATGAATTGGTTGGTACGATTTCTAAAAAGAATTGGGAATATATAAAGGATATTGATGGTGTGACCGGAATCGGACATGTCACGAAAGCAGGGAAAGGGCAGGTATTTCTTAAAGATAAAAATAGTATAAAACTGCTTACAATAGCAGGGTATGACCATTTTCGTTTATAA